The Pyrococcus kukulkanii genome contains a region encoding:
- a CDS encoding RsmB/NOP family class I SAM-dependent RNA methyltransferase, which translates to MELFYRVTLHEIVADALMLVEEKELSSKHALERIFRKVEGKDREKARGIAHAYVFEIEKWRAKIDFIINSVLKGSRIEDLDLYLANLLRIGVFEMKFKGVNPAIATDSVVRVVKEKFDLTRAKFVNAILREVEKFNVERALKKLKEKDRMEWLSVRFSHPRWYVEYIVDLLGYDEAVRLLLSNLRPQRYYVRVNTLKADVDKVKRYLEENGVRVSYTPVDDVLKVLEYETPITRLEWYKKGYFVIQDLASAYVAHVLSPEPGERVLDLAAAPGSKTFHAAALMENRGEIVAVDYSYDRLMKMKERMKRLGVKNVKLVHADGQSFIDRERFDKVILDAPCSSSGTYRQFPEVKWRFDEGKIKRVISVQRNMLLNAYRNLRDGGEMTYSTCSVRVDENEENVIFALGKGFELVEYEYSWGDKGFLDIGDNVFRAWTHKHDCNSFFIAKLARI; encoded by the coding sequence ATGGAACTGTTTTACAGGGTCACGCTTCATGAAATAGTTGCAGATGCATTAATGCTTGTCGAGGAGAAGGAGCTCTCGTCAAAGCACGCTCTTGAGAGAATATTTAGGAAAGTCGAGGGAAAAGATCGAGAGAAAGCGAGGGGAATTGCTCATGCATATGTCTTCGAGATAGAGAAGTGGAGGGCCAAGATTGATTTTATAATCAACTCTGTTCTGAAGGGATCGAGGATCGAGGATCTTGACCTCTACTTGGCGAACCTCCTTAGGATTGGAGTATTCGAGATGAAGTTCAAGGGTGTAAATCCGGCTATAGCTACTGATTCAGTTGTTAGGGTAGTTAAGGAGAAGTTCGATCTTACAAGGGCCAAGTTCGTCAACGCAATCCTTAGGGAAGTAGAGAAGTTTAACGTTGAGAGGGCCCTCAAAAAGCTGAAGGAAAAAGATAGGATGGAGTGGCTCTCGGTAAGGTTCTCCCATCCGAGATGGTACGTTGAGTACATCGTTGATCTCCTAGGCTACGATGAAGCCGTTAGACTTCTCCTGAGCAATTTAAGGCCCCAACGGTACTACGTGAGGGTTAACACGCTCAAGGCGGACGTTGACAAGGTTAAGAGGTACTTAGAGGAAAACGGAGTTAGGGTTTCTTATACTCCGGTAGATGACGTCCTCAAGGTTCTCGAGTATGAAACCCCGATAACGAGGTTAGAGTGGTACAAGAAGGGCTATTTCGTTATACAGGATTTAGCTTCAGCCTACGTCGCCCATGTCCTAAGTCCAGAGCCTGGGGAGAGGGTTTTGGATTTAGCTGCAGCTCCAGGAAGCAAAACATTCCATGCAGCAGCCCTAATGGAAAACAGGGGTGAGATAGTTGCGGTTGACTACTCCTACGACAGGCTAATGAAGATGAAGGAGAGGATGAAGAGGTTGGGGGTGAAGAACGTTAAGCTAGTCCATGCAGATGGCCAAAGCTTCATCGACAGAGAGAGATTTGACAAGGTGATACTCGATGCTCCTTGCTCCTCTTCGGGAACCTACAGGCAGTTCCCGGAAGTTAAGTGGAGGTTTGATGAGGGGAAGATAAAGAGGGTAATAAGCGTCCAGAGGAACATGCTCCTCAACGCCTACAGGAACTTGAGGGACGGGGGAGAAATGACGTACTCCACGTGCTCAGTTAGGGTTGATGAGAACGAGGAGAACGTGATATTTGCGTTAGGTAAGGGATTTGAATTGGTGGAATACGAATATTCCTGGGGCGATAAAGGGTTTTTAGATATTGGGGACAATGTGTTTAGAGCGTGGACTCACAAGCACGACTGCAACAGCTTCTTTATAGCAAAGCTGGCTAGGATTTGA
- a CDS encoding ATP-binding protein, whose amino-acid sequence MREHMIAQKYEVELLKRQSYVKREAGEKLRKYLNTDLIKVITGPRRAGKSFLAVRTLKENFGYVNFDDEVLAKADDLNEVLKLAHEVYGDFRTIFLDEIQNVRSWELFVNRLGRLGYNVIITGSNSKLLSSELATHLTGRYIEVKVFPFSFGEFLRANNIEPKVETSFQEGKVLSKLSEYLERGGFPEVVVKGYDYRDYGRMLFDSIIMKDVVKRKNVKYSSSLYELALYLVSNFAREFSYTRLKNALDVGSVHTVKNYVDYLEEAFIILKAERFSYKVRESLKSPRKIYVVDPAFLSAGFVPSPDLGRKMENAVAVELVRRGYRLYYWRDERGEVDFVLRKGLNVEELIQVTKEITKNNYRREVKNLVEVGKRLRAEKLTVITWDEEGSIREGGRDVRVVPLWKWLIEATTKSGLMGGYATLK is encoded by the coding sequence ATGAGGGAGCACATGATAGCCCAAAAGTATGAAGTTGAGTTGCTGAAAAGACAATCCTATGTTAAGAGGGAAGCGGGGGAAAAACTTAGGAAATACCTAAATACCGACCTGATAAAGGTCATAACCGGACCCCGGAGGGCGGGGAAGAGTTTCTTGGCGGTAAGGACTCTCAAGGAAAATTTCGGTTATGTGAACTTCGATGATGAAGTACTGGCCAAAGCTGATGACCTTAATGAGGTTTTAAAGCTTGCTCACGAGGTTTACGGGGACTTCAGGACGATATTCCTTGATGAGATCCAGAACGTCCGTAGCTGGGAGCTCTTCGTGAACAGGCTAGGAAGGCTGGGCTACAACGTCATCATCACTGGCTCTAACTCAAAGCTTCTAAGTAGCGAACTCGCTACGCACCTGACGGGGAGGTACATAGAGGTTAAGGTCTTCCCGTTCTCCTTCGGGGAGTTTCTAAGGGCAAATAACATAGAGCCAAAAGTAGAGACGAGTTTCCAAGAAGGGAAGGTGCTCTCAAAGCTTTCGGAATACTTGGAGAGGGGAGGCTTTCCCGAGGTGGTCGTTAAGGGCTATGACTACCGGGATTACGGGAGGATGCTCTTTGACAGCATAATAATGAAGGACGTCGTTAAAAGAAAGAACGTGAAATATTCCTCCAGCCTTTATGAGCTTGCCCTCTATCTAGTCTCCAACTTTGCCAGAGAATTCAGCTACACGAGGCTGAAGAATGCTCTGGACGTGGGAAGTGTACATACCGTAAAGAACTACGTCGATTATCTTGAGGAAGCATTCATAATCCTCAAGGCGGAGCGTTTTTCCTATAAGGTGCGAGAAAGCCTGAAATCACCGAGAAAAATTTACGTAGTGGATCCGGCTTTCCTTAGTGCCGGTTTTGTTCCCTCACCTGACTTGGGGAGAAAAATGGAGAATGCAGTTGCAGTTGAACTCGTGAGGAGAGGATACAGGCTGTACTACTGGCGGGACGAGAGGGGTGAGGTTGACTTTGTTCTGAGGAAGGGTTTGAATGTGGAGGAGCTGATACAGGTCACCAAGGAAATAACGAAGAACAACTACAGACGGGAGGTCAAGAATCTCGTGGAGGTTGGAAAAAGACTTAGGGCTGAAAAGCTTACAGTGATAACATGGGATGAGGAGGGCAGTATTAGGGAGGGCGGAAGGGATGTTAGGGTCGTTCCTCTCTGGAAATGGCTGATTGAAGCGACCACTAAGTCGGGCCTTATGGGGGGCTATGCAACTCTTAAATAG
- a CDS encoding ATP-binding protein: MILMSRFVDREEELEFLRRRWSSQKPELIIIYGRRRIGKTYLLQKFLSEVGGVYLLAEESETVLEDFSERLAEYFDDSLLRENPLRSWGAFFTYLAGKSSKRLVVVIDEVQYIAKSQKDFLSVLQKYWDLHLSKTKIMLILCGSLISFMEGILSAKSPIYGRRTGIWKVDGMDFFDAWKFHKVDVETAVHIYSVFGGVPQYLADYNPKLSFWDNLRELLLSKGAKYYDEPKYLLKQELRDVSRYFSILRAIAMGYTRFGQIADKAKIDAKSLAKYLNVLNEMGYITEEKPVIGKGRTLYKINDNLFAFWFRFVYPLKSEIEMGLDVVEEIKAEFNDYLGQVFEKIAKQFLVRLNLMGELPFKFTRIGRWWHKGEEIDIVAINERERKALLVEVKWKDLNKKEARGILRDLRRKSELIEGEEWERFYGLVAKEIKGKEKLREDGWLVWDLKDFKELKGMSSYPKDSPH; encoded by the coding sequence ATGATACTCATGAGTAGGTTCGTTGATAGGGAGGAGGAACTTGAGTTCCTCAGGAGGAGATGGAGTTCCCAAAAGCCCGAGCTTATAATTATCTACGGCAGGAGGAGAATTGGGAAAACGTACCTCCTACAAAAGTTTTTATCTGAGGTTGGCGGAGTTTACCTGTTGGCGGAAGAAAGTGAAACGGTTTTGGAAGACTTCTCCGAGAGGCTCGCGGAGTACTTTGACGATTCACTCCTCAGGGAAAATCCTCTGAGAAGCTGGGGAGCATTCTTCACTTATCTCGCTGGAAAAAGCTCTAAGAGGCTTGTTGTGGTGATAGATGAAGTTCAGTACATAGCGAAATCGCAGAAGGATTTTCTCAGCGTTCTCCAGAAGTACTGGGATCTACATCTCTCGAAGACAAAGATTATGCTAATCCTCTGCGGTTCCCTAATTTCATTCATGGAAGGAATCCTTTCGGCAAAATCCCCCATATACGGGAGGAGAACGGGAATCTGGAAGGTTGATGGGATGGATTTCTTCGACGCCTGGAAATTTCACAAGGTTGATGTCGAAACCGCGGTGCATATATACTCAGTCTTCGGCGGGGTTCCACAATATTTAGCTGACTACAACCCAAAACTCAGCTTTTGGGATAATCTCAGGGAGTTATTGCTCTCGAAGGGAGCTAAGTACTACGATGAGCCAAAGTACCTTCTCAAGCAGGAACTGAGGGATGTTTCTAGGTACTTCTCAATCCTCAGGGCAATAGCCATGGGCTATACAAGGTTTGGTCAGATTGCGGATAAAGCTAAGATAGACGCTAAATCCCTCGCAAAATACCTAAACGTGCTGAACGAAATGGGCTACATAACTGAAGAAAAGCCTGTTATTGGGAAGGGGAGAACCCTCTACAAAATCAACGACAATCTCTTTGCCTTCTGGTTCCGCTTTGTTTATCCGTTAAAAAGTGAAATTGAGATGGGATTAGATGTCGTTGAAGAGATAAAAGCCGAATTCAACGACTATTTAGGTCAGGTGTTCGAGAAAATAGCCAAACAATTCTTGGTTAGACTTAACTTAATGGGAGAGCTCCCCTTTAAGTTTACGAGGATTGGAAGGTGGTGGCATAAGGGAGAAGAAATCGATATAGTGGCGATAAACGAGCGTGAAAGAAAAGCTTTGCTGGTTGAAGTTAAGTGGAAGGACTTGAATAAAAAGGAAGCGAGGGGAATATTAAGAGACCTAAGGAGAAAGAGCGAACTTATTGAAGGGGAGGAATGGGAGAGGTTTTACGGTCTAGTTGCCAAGGAGATAAAGGGAAAGGAGAAGCTACGAGAAGATGGATGGTTGGTATGGGACTTGAAGGACTTCAAGGAATTAAAAGGGATGAGCTCATATCCCAAAGACTCCCCACACTAG
- a CDS encoding PIN domain-containing protein — protein sequence MKKYKLLPNDALIAITCRHYGIKTIATFDEDFKRVKFLKVVP from the coding sequence ATGAAAAAGTACAAACTCCTACCCAATGACGCATTAATTGCAATAACTTGCAGGCACTATGGAATAAAGACTATAGCAACCTTCGATGAGGATTTTAAACGAGTTAAGTTTCTTAAAGTTGTACCATAA
- a CDS encoding antitoxin AF2212-like protein, protein MPIIVEAVYEGGVFKPLKKVNLKDGQKVKIKIELDVSKYYGGIRKSFCKRIKRTRRRGPDVIFVDTNMFYNFLFETELSPRAKGIIEMPYELVTSFTVLDELVYVVIRKLTEKRWG, encoded by the coding sequence ATGCCAATCATTGTTGAGGCTGTCTATGAAGGTGGCGTCTTTAAGCCCTTAAAGAAAGTAAATCTAAAAGATGGCCAAAAAGTCAAAATAAAAATTGAATTAGATGTATCCAAGTATTATGGGGGTATTCGGAAAAGCTTCTGCAAAAGAATTAAAAGAACTAGAAGAAGAGGTCCAGATGTGATATTTGTTGATACGAACATGTTTTACAATTTTCTTTTTGAAACCGAACTCAGTCCAAGAGCAAAAGGGATTATTGAGATGCCTTATGAACTTGTTACATCATTTACCGTTCTAGATGAACTTGTTTATGTTGTTATTAGGAAGCTCACTGAAAAGAGGTGGGGATAA
- the hydB gene encoding NADPH-dependent hydrogenase/sulfhydrogenase 1 subunit beta, with protein sequence MRYVKLPKENVYTFLERLKDWGKLYAPVKISDKFYDFREIDDVRKVEFHYTRTIMPPKKFFFKPREKLFTFDLEKVEYNEVIEDVEPFVLFGVHACDIYGLKILDTVYLDELPDKYYKVRREKGIIIGISCMPDEYCFCNLRETDFADDGFDLFLHELPDGWLVRVGTPTGHRIVDKNIKLFEKVTDKDICAFREFEKKRHRAFRYHEDWGNLRYLLELEMEHPMWEEEANKCLACGICTLTCPTCRCYDVQDIVNLDGVTGYRERRWDSCQFRSHGLVAGGHNFRPTKKSRFLNRYLCKNSYNEKLGLSFCVGCGRCTAFCPAGINFVENLRRILGFEENKCPPTVSEEIPKRGFAYSSNVRGDGV encoded by the coding sequence GTGAGGTACGTTAAGCTGCCCAAAGAGAACGTCTACACATTCCTCGAAAGGCTTAAGGATTGGGGTAAGCTCTATGCCCCAGTCAAGATCTCAGATAAGTTCTACGACTTCAGAGAGATAGACGACGTGAGGAAAGTTGAGTTCCACTACACAAGAACGATAATGCCCCCAAAGAAGTTCTTCTTCAAGCCCAGGGAAAAGCTGTTCACGTTCGACCTCGAGAAGGTGGAGTACAATGAAGTCATTGAGGATGTGGAACCCTTCGTCCTCTTCGGAGTTCACGCCTGCGATATCTACGGTCTGAAGATCCTCGACACGGTGTACTTAGACGAGTTGCCCGACAAGTACTACAAGGTTCGCAGGGAGAAGGGAATAATTATTGGAATAAGCTGTATGCCCGATGAGTACTGCTTCTGCAACCTCAGGGAGACAGATTTCGCCGATGATGGCTTCGATCTCTTCCTCCACGAGTTACCAGATGGTTGGCTCGTCAGGGTGGGAACGCCAACGGGCCACAGGATAGTTGACAAGAACATAAAGCTGTTCGAGAAGGTTACGGACAAGGACATCTGCGCATTTAGGGAGTTTGAGAAGAAGAGACATCGGGCATTTAGGTACCACGAGGACTGGGGTAACCTTCGCTACCTCTTGGAGCTTGAGATGGAGCACCCGATGTGGGAAGAGGAAGCGAATAAGTGCTTAGCCTGTGGAATATGTACTCTAACGTGCCCAACCTGCCGTTGCTACGATGTTCAGGACATAGTGAACCTTGATGGTGTAACTGGCTATAGGGAAAGGAGATGGGATTCTTGCCAGTTCAGGAGCCACGGCTTAGTTGCCGGAGGCCACAACTTCAGGCCGACCAAGAAGTCGAGGTTCCTGAACAGGTACCTATGTAAGAACTCGTACAACGAGAAGCTCGGTTTAAGCTTCTGCGTGGGCTGTGGAAGGTGTACCGCGTTCTGTCCGGCTGGAATTAACTTCGTGGAAAACCTTAGGAGAATCCTTGGATTTGAGGAGAATAAGTGCCCCCCAACCGTTAGTGAAGAGATACCGAAGAGAGGTTTCGCTTACTCCTCCAATGTAAGGGGTGATGGGGTATGA
- the hydG gene encoding NADPH-dependent hydrogenase/sulfhydrogenase 1 subunit gamma: MTLPKEIMMPNDNPYALHKVKILKVYDLTEKEKLFLFRFEDPKLAETWTFKPGQFVQLTIPGVGEVPISICSSPMRKGFFELCIRRAGRVTTVVHKLKPGDTVLVRGPYGNGFPVDEWEGMDLLLIAAGLGTAPLRSVFLYAMDNRWKYGNITFINTARYGKDLLFYKELEAMKDLAEAENVKIIQSVTRDPDWPGLHGRPQQFIVEANTNPKNTAVAICGPPRMYKAVFEALINYGYRPENIYVTLERRMKCGIGKCGHCNVGTSTSWKYICKDGPVFTYFDIVSTPGLLD, translated from the coding sequence ATGACCCTCCCGAAGGAGATTATGATGCCAAACGACAATCCTTACGCTTTGCACAAGGTTAAGATTCTCAAGGTTTACGACCTGACTGAGAAAGAAAAGCTGTTCCTATTCAGGTTTGAAGATCCAAAGTTAGCCGAAACCTGGACCTTCAAGCCGGGACAGTTCGTTCAGCTCACGATCCCTGGGGTGGGGGAGGTTCCAATAAGCATATGCTCATCCCCGATGAGGAAAGGATTCTTTGAGCTGTGCATAAGGAGGGCCGGAAGGGTCACCACTGTAGTTCACAAGCTCAAGCCGGGAGATACAGTCCTGGTGAGAGGTCCCTACGGCAACGGATTCCCGGTGGATGAGTGGGAGGGGATGGATCTCCTTTTAATTGCCGCCGGATTGGGAACAGCCCCGCTAAGAAGCGTATTCCTCTACGCCATGGACAACAGGTGGAAGTACGGGAACATAACTTTCATTAACACCGCTAGGTATGGAAAGGATCTGCTGTTCTACAAGGAGCTTGAGGCAATGAAAGATTTGGCCGAGGCTGAGAACGTCAAGATAATTCAGAGCGTTACGAGAGATCCAGACTGGCCAGGATTGCATGGAAGGCCCCAGCAGTTCATAGTTGAAGCCAACACCAATCCGAAGAACACGGCGGTAGCGATCTGTGGCCCGCCGAGGATGTACAAAGCCGTATTCGAGGCCCTAATCAACTACGGCTACAGGCCGGAGAACATCTACGTCACCCTCGAGAGAAGGATGAAGTGCGGAATTGGAAAGTGCGGTCACTGCAACGTTGGAACGAGCACGAGCTGGAAGTACATCTGCAAGGATGGGCCAGTGTTCACGTACTTCGACATAGTATCAACCCCAGGATTGCTCGACTGA
- the hydD gene encoding NADPH-dependent hydrogenase/sulfhydrogenase 1 subunit delta: MERKKLRIGFYALTSCYGCQLQLAMMDELLKLLPNAEIVCWFMLDRDSVEDEPVDIAFIEGSVSTEEEVELVKRIRENAKIVVAVGACAVQGGVQSWSDKPLEELWKTVYGDGKVKFQPKKAEPVSKYIKVDYNIYGCPPEKRDFLYALGTFLVGSWPEDIDYPVCLECRLKGNPCVLLEKGEPCLGPVTRAGCNARCPSFGIACIGCRGAIGYDVAWFDSLARVFKEKGLTKEEIIERMKMFNGHDERIEKMVEKIFAGGEE; encoded by the coding sequence ATGGAGAGGAAGAAGCTCAGAATTGGATTTTACGCTTTAACCTCATGCTACGGCTGTCAGCTCCAGCTGGCAATGATGGATGAACTGCTCAAGCTACTCCCCAACGCCGAGATAGTGTGCTGGTTCATGCTCGACAGGGACAGCGTTGAGGATGAACCCGTGGATATAGCCTTCATCGAGGGTAGCGTTTCCACGGAGGAAGAAGTAGAGTTGGTGAAGAGGATCAGGGAGAACGCGAAGATAGTGGTTGCGGTAGGAGCCTGTGCAGTCCAGGGAGGAGTTCAGAGCTGGAGTGATAAGCCACTGGAGGAACTCTGGAAGACAGTTTACGGTGACGGAAAGGTGAAGTTCCAGCCCAAGAAAGCTGAGCCGGTCTCGAAGTACATCAAGGTTGACTACAACATCTATGGTTGTCCACCGGAGAAGAGGGACTTCCTCTACGCCCTGGGAACCTTCCTAGTTGGCTCGTGGCCCGAGGACATTGATTATCCAGTCTGCCTTGAGTGCAGGCTTAAGGGCAACCCCTGCGTCCTCCTAGAGAAGGGGGAGCCATGCCTTGGACCTGTAACTAGGGCGGGATGTAACGCGAGGTGTCCAAGCTTTGGAATAGCTTGCATAGGATGCAGGGGGGCTATAGGTTACGACGTTGCATGGTTCGACTCTCTAGCTAGGGTGTTCAAGGAGAAGGGCCTCACGAAGGAGGAGATAATCGAGAGGATGAAGATGTTTAATGGACACGACGAGAGGATAGAGAAGATGGTTGAGAAGATATTTGCAGGTGGTGAAGAATGA
- the hydA gene encoding NADPH-dependent hydrogenase/sulfhydrogenase 1 subunit alpha — protein MKNLYLPITVDHIARVEGKGGVEILIGDEGVKEVKLNIIEGPRFFEAITLGKKLDEALAIYPRICSFCSAAHKLTAVEAAEKAVGFTPREEIQKLREVLYIGDMIESHALHLYLLVLPDYLGYSSPLKMVEEYKKELETALKLKNVGSWIMDVLGARAIHQENVVLGGFGKLPGKETLEKMKEELKSILPLAEYTFELFAKLEQYSEVEGPITHLAVKPREDVYGIYGDYIKASDGEEFPSEKYKEFIREFVVEHSFAKHSHYKGKPFMVGAISRVVNNSDLLYGKARELYESHKDLLRETNPFANNLAQALELVYFTERAIDLIDEVLAKWPIKEKDEVEIKDGFGVSTTEAPRGILVYALEIKDGKVSYTDIITPTAFNLAMMEEHVRMMAEKHYNDDPEKLKLLAEMVVRAYDPCISCSVHVVRL, from the coding sequence ATGAAGAACCTCTACCTCCCGATCACGGTTGATCACATTGCGAGGGTTGAGGGTAAGGGCGGAGTTGAGATACTCATAGGGGATGAGGGAGTTAAGGAGGTAAAGCTAAACATCATCGAGGGCCCGAGGTTCTTCGAGGCAATAACCCTCGGCAAAAAGCTTGATGAGGCCTTGGCAATTTACCCCAGGATATGCTCCTTCTGCTCTGCAGCCCACAAGCTGACGGCTGTTGAAGCTGCCGAGAAGGCAGTAGGCTTCACGCCAAGGGAGGAGATTCAGAAGCTGAGGGAAGTCCTCTACATAGGGGACATGATAGAGAGCCACGCCCTCCACCTTTACCTACTAGTTCTTCCAGACTACCTTGGCTATTCAAGCCCTCTCAAGATGGTCGAGGAGTACAAGAAGGAGCTTGAAACAGCTCTAAAGCTGAAGAACGTTGGCTCGTGGATAATGGACGTCCTTGGGGCTAGAGCAATACATCAGGAGAACGTTGTGCTTGGAGGGTTTGGAAAGCTTCCTGGGAAGGAAACGCTGGAGAAGATGAAGGAAGAATTGAAGTCAATCCTTCCATTGGCTGAATATACCTTCGAGCTTTTCGCGAAACTCGAGCAGTACAGCGAGGTTGAGGGGCCGATAACTCACTTGGCAGTTAAGCCTAGAGAGGATGTTTACGGAATCTACGGGGACTACATAAAGGCGAGCGATGGGGAGGAGTTCCCAAGTGAAAAGTACAAGGAGTTCATAAGGGAGTTCGTCGTTGAGCACAGCTTCGCAAAGCACTCACACTACAAGGGCAAGCCCTTCATGGTTGGTGCTATCTCAAGAGTTGTTAACAACTCAGATCTTCTCTACGGAAAGGCCAGGGAGCTCTACGAAAGCCATAAGGATCTACTAAGAGAGACAAACCCATTCGCGAACAACTTAGCTCAGGCGTTGGAGTTAGTGTACTTCACCGAGAGGGCAATTGACTTAATCGATGAAGTCTTGGCTAAGTGGCCCATAAAGGAGAAGGATGAGGTTGAGATCAAGGACGGCTTTGGAGTGTCAACAACTGAAGCCCCGCGTGGAATCCTGGTTTATGCCTTAGAAATCAAGGATGGAAAGGTGAGCTACACGGATATAATAACGCCCACCGCGTTTAACTTAGCTATGATGGAGGAACACGTGAGGATGATGGCGGAGAAGCACTACAATGACGACCCAGAGAAGTTGAAACTATTGGCCGAGATGGTGGTTAGAGCCTACGACCCCTGTATTTCCTGTTCAGTCCACGTCGTCAGGCTTTAG
- a CDS encoding family 4A encapsulin nanocompartment shell protein, giving the protein MTARGDLIRILGEIEEKANELKMDGFEPDVILFGREAYNFFSQLLKQEAEEEGPITEVSGLRIDILSSLGSDAVVIDSKMLGLAPGAAKRIRIVRQ; this is encoded by the coding sequence ATGACAGCCAGGGGAGACTTAATAAGAATTTTGGGAGAGATCGAAGAGAAGGCCAACGAGCTCAAAATGGATGGCTTTGAGCCCGATGTTATTCTTTTCGGTAGAGAAGCCTACAACTTCTTTTCCCAGCTATTAAAGCAGGAAGCCGAGGAAGAGGGACCGATAACAGAGGTTTCAGGGCTTAGGATAGACATTTTATCGTCCCTGGGAAGTGATGCGGTAGTTATAGATTCAAAAATGCTGGGTTTAGCTCCTGGGGCCGCTAAGAGGATTAGAATCGTTAGACAGTAG
- a CDS encoding ribbon-helix-helix domain-containing protein, which translates to MAQAVEAPVSVRLPKYVIKKIDELVEKGEFKSRSNFIKYAVTLALGQIMMEQARELARKITPEEARE; encoded by the coding sequence ATGGCTCAAGCCGTTGAGGCACCCGTCTCCGTGAGACTTCCCAAGTACGTCATAAAGAAGATAGATGAGCTCGTTGAGAAGGGTGAATTCAAGAGCCGCTCTAACTTCATCAAATACGCCGTAACCCTAGCCCTCGGCCAGATAATGATGGAGCAAGCTAGGGAACTCGCGAGAAAAATAACTCCCGAAGAGGCCAGGGAGTGA
- a CDS encoding AbrB/MazE/SpoVT family DNA-binding domain-containing protein, translating to MNMEVKRIDGQGRIVIPKKWREKWGDEVILVELEDRIEILPKRKPKLSEFFDIIEVDEVKEDVEKELCNEIIYECE from the coding sequence ATGAACATGGAAGTTAAGCGAATTGATGGGCAGGGAAGAATTGTTATACCAAAAAAGTGGAGGGAGAAGTGGGGAGACGAGGTTATTCTAGTTGAGCTTGAAGACAGGATAGAAATCCTCCCGAAGAGAAAACCCAAGCTTTCAGAGTTTTTTGACATAATAGAAGTTGATGAAGTCAAGGAAGACGTGGAAAAGGAACTCTGCAATGAAATCATATATGAGTGCGAATGA
- a CDS encoding AAA family ATPase: protein MRSRRGISFFDQRPRKNKESLFGRSEELEMLINALHARSWVAILGPRMVGKTSLAWAGANTFAREMKYKVIFVDLRNAETSRQATEKILSRLPKSIFDTISKYIAEVSFSTGSVGASVKLRENVTARNALEDALFALKDTILILDEVQNVKQGVKNFLQALAAAFNENDSLLVIFTGSYAGVVKKLFEATYREGLYGRPPVEILLPPWPEWVAAEFLRRGFEHCGVSVTQREIQEAIWRLGTLPGWLNLYGLRRCLGATHAEALQRVFKKAVNEALKELEHFLEGRSPKAREVVKRLAYGATWSELEKTGISKDTLSRLLEVLTKELFIVVKDEIGVYRFSDPIYRYAAEKLQLNEG from the coding sequence TTGAGGTCAAGAAGGGGAATTTCATTCTTTGATCAGAGGCCAAGGAAGAACAAAGAAAGTCTATTTGGGCGTTCCGAGGAGTTAGAGATGCTAATAAACGCCCTTCACGCTAGAAGCTGGGTAGCAATCCTCGGTCCAAGAATGGTCGGAAAAACTAGCTTAGCATGGGCTGGGGCAAATACCTTTGCGAGGGAAATGAAATATAAGGTAATTTTTGTTGACCTAAGGAACGCAGAAACTTCCCGACAAGCCACGGAAAAGATACTGAGTAGATTGCCAAAGTCAATCTTTGACACCATATCAAAGTACATTGCGGAAGTTTCTTTTTCCACGGGAAGCGTTGGTGCTTCCGTAAAGCTTAGAGAGAATGTTACCGCTAGGAACGCTTTAGAAGATGCTCTTTTTGCCCTAAAAGACACAATACTAATTCTTGATGAGGTTCAAAACGTAAAGCAGGGAGTAAAGAATTTTCTACAGGCTTTAGCGGCAGCATTTAATGAAAACGATTCCCTGCTAGTAATATTTACGGGCTCATATGCAGGCGTCGTTAAGAAACTGTTTGAGGCCACGTATAGGGAAGGTCTCTACGGTAGGCCGCCGGTTGAGATACTCCTTCCACCTTGGCCCGAGTGGGTAGCGGCAGAATTCTTGAGGAGGGGCTTTGAGCATTGCGGTGTTAGTGTAACCCAAAGGGAGATTCAGGAGGCAATCTGGAGGCTCGGAACTTTGCCTGGCTGGTTAAATCTCTACGGTCTTAGACGCTGCCTCGGGGCCACTCACGCAGAGGCCCTCCAGAGAGTGTTCAAGAAGGCCGTGAATGAGGCCTTAAAAGAGCTGGAACACTTCTTGGAAGGGAGAAGTCCCAAAGCCAGAGAGGTAGTTAAGAGGTTGGCCTATGGAGCTACTTGGAGTGAGTTAGAGAAAACTGGAATTTCAAAAGACACCCTTAGCAGACTTTTGGAGGTGTTGACTAAAGAACTGTTCATCGTGGTTAAGGACGAAATTGGGGTTTACAGGTTCTCAGATCCAATTTACAGGTACGCTGCGGAGAAGTTACAGTTAAATGAGGGTTAA